The genome window GTCCCGCTTGAGGAGCAGCCGGACGCCGTGGCCGGCGAAGCGCTCGTCCACGACCTCCTGGAGCGGCGACGGCAGCCGGGGGCGCAGGGCGGCGAGGGGGTCGGGGGCGGAGGACGGGCCGGTCACATGCCCATTGTCGGACACATGACCGGCCGATGCCGGAACCGTGTGACCGGGCGCCTATTTCAGGCGGTCCCGCACGCGGTTTCTCATGGAGGACATGGTGAAGCCCCGGGGGTCGACCTTGCCCGGCTGCCATTCGAGGTGACCGACGACGGACCGCTGGTTCCAGCCGTGGTGACGGCAGACGGCCGCGGACACCCGCTCGATCGCGTCGAGCTGGGCCTCCGGCCAGGGGTCCTCGCCGTCGCCGAGGTTCTCGCACTCGAAGCCGTAGAAGTGGCGATTGCCGTCGGTGTTGGACTCGTTGTCCGGCGGGAGCGCCTTCTCGGCGATCACGGCCCGCAGTACGTCGTCGTCGCCGAGTCCGGCGTGGTTGGCGCGGCCGTAGCCGACCAGGTGGACCCGGCCGTCCTTGGTGATGACGCCGTGGCACAGCGGGCCGGGCAGGCCCGAGTACCCGTCCCGGCAGATGCGCACGGTGCGCTCGGCGCCGGAGGTGACGGTGTGGTGGATCATCACACCGTGCGCGGGCCCCCACGGGCCCACGTGGTTCCGGTTGTGATGCTCCCAGTCGCCGACCTCGACGACCCGGACGCCCTCGTTCTTGAGGACGGTGAGAAACCTGCCCGCGGACATGGGTGGGGCCATGGCCGACTCCTTCGTGCGTGCGACGGCCGCCGGTCGTGGCCGCCTCGTACGCAGGCTTGTACCCCTGACTCCCCACGGGAGCCAGCCGACGCTGGGCCGTACGGGTCGATCCGGTCAGATTCGGCGAGGGGCACAAGTGCGCGGTGGGGTACGGGGGGTGAGTACGCATGGTCGACAAAGTCCCCTGATATGCCCAGTCTTCTAAGATCCATTCCCGCTCTTTCGGGTAATAGCACCGGCACGCTCCGTGATGCGAGGCTGGTTCGCGAGATCGGTGACCGCGAGATCAGTGCACACCCGGAGGGGAAATCCGTATGTCGGTAGGCGAAGAGGTTCGCTCTCAGCAGGACAGGCCGCAGCAGAGTCTCGGCACGGCCGCTGCCCGGAACCTGGCCACCACCACGAAGTCCACGCCCCAGATGCAGGAGATCAGCTCGCGCTGGCTGCTGCGCACCCTGCCCTGGGTGAACGTCCAGGGTGGTACGTACCGGGTCAACAGGCGGCTCACCTACGCGGTCGGCGACGGCCGCGTCACCTTTGTGAAGACCGGCGACCGGGTCGCCGTCATCCCCGCGGAGCTGGGCGAACTGCCGGCCCTGCGGACCTACGAGGACATCGACGTCCTGGGCGAGCTGGCCCAGCGGTGCGAGCAGCGGGAGTTCGGGCCCGGGGACGTGCTGGCCGAATTCGGCAGCCGCGCGGAGGAGGTGTTCCTCCTCGCCCACGGCAAGGTCGAGAAGATGGGCACCGGGCCCTACGGCGACGACGCGGTCCTCGGTGTGCTGGCCGACGGGTCCTACTTCGGGGAGCAGGCACTCCTCGATGCCGAGGCGATCTGGGAGTACACGGCCCGCGCGGTCACCGCGTGCACGGTGCTCGTCCTGCCGCGCCGGGCCGTCGAGCAGCTCGCGGAGCGCGCCGAGACGCTGAGCGAGCACCTCCAGGAGCAGCGCGCGATCCCCTCGCAGCGCACCAACAAGTACGGCGAGAAGGAGATCGACCTCGCCGCCGGCCACAGCGGTGAGCCGGACATCCCGCACACCTTCGTCGACTACGAGGCCGCGCCCCGCGAGTACGAACTCAGCGTCGCCCAGACCGTCCTGCGCATCCACACGCGCGTGGCCGACCTCTACAACCAGCCGATGAACCAGACCGAGCAGCAGATCAGGCTCACGGTCGAGGCGTTGAAGGAGCGCCAGGAGCACGAGCTGATCAACAACCGGGAGTTCGGCCTCCTCCACAACTGCGAGTACGACCAGCGGCTCCAGCCGCACGACGGTGTGCCCGGCCCGGACGATCTGGACGAACTGCTCTCCCGCCGCCGGGGCACCAAGATGCTGCTCGCCCACCCGCGCGCGATCTCCGCGTTCGGCCGCGAGCTGAACAAGCGCGGACTGGTCCCGGAGACCATCGACATCGCGGGGAACCGCATCCCCACCTGGCGCGGTGTGCCCCTCTATCCCTGCAACAAGATCCCGGTGACCGAGGCCAGGACGACCTCGATCATCGCCCTGCGTACCGGCGAGGAGGACCAGGGTGTCATCGGGCTGCGGGCCGCGAGCATCCCGGACGAGATCGAGCCCAGCCTGTCCGTCCGCTTCATGGGCATCAACGAACAGGCGATCATCAAGTACCTCGTGACGGCCTACTACTCGGCCGCGGTCCTGGTCCCCGACGCGCTCGGCGTTCTGGAGAACGTCGAGATCGGCCGCTGGCGGTGACCTTGTCCGACGGCACGCCGTGCACCCGCCCCTCAGGGCGGGTGCACCCCGCGGGTACGCGCCCACCGGCAGCGGAACCGCCACCGTCCGCGGACTCTCCGAGGCGATCCCATGGGTGAGTTCATGACGGAGACGAGGCAGAAACCCGCCGGGGCCCCGGACGGATCAGGGACTTCGGACGCGGCAGGGACCCCGGATGCGGCGAGGGTCCCGGAACAGGCCGGGGAGCCGGTGGATCCGAACGGGGCCGGGGAGCCGGTGAGGCCTGCGGGTCCCGTCGGTGACCGGGGCGGGGTCGGGCCGGTGGGCGCGGCGAGCCCGTTCGACGGGCAGGAGGCCGCGGGAATCCTGGAGCGGGCCCGGGTCTCCGTCGATCCCGAACTGCGCCGGGCCGTCGAGTCGTTGCCCGGTTCGATGCGCCGGGTCGCGCGCTACCACTTCGGCTGGGAGGACGCGGACGGCACCCCCGCCGCGGGCAACGCGGGCAAGGCGATACGCCCGGCGCTGGTCCTGGCCGCCGTCGCCGCGCTCGGGGGCCGTGAGTCCGTCGCCGTACGGGCCGCCGCCGCGGTGGAACTGGTGCACAACTTCACGCTGCTGCACGACGACGTGATGGACCGGGACACCACCCGCAGACACCGGGCCACCGCGTGGACCGTGTTCGGTGTCCCCGGCGCGATCCTCGCCGGGGACGCGCTGCAGGCACTCGCGCAGCAACTGCTCGCCGAGGACCCGCATCCGGCGTCGGCCGCGGCCTCCGCACGGCTCGCGGCCTGTGTCGTCGAACTGTGCGAGGGGCAGCACACGGACACCGACATGGAGGGGCGCGGACCCGAGGAGGTCACCCTCGACGAGGTGCTCGCCATGGCCGAGGCGAAGACGGGCGCGCTGCTCGGCTGCGCCTGTGCGGTGGGGGCGTTGTACGCGGGCGCGGGTGCGGAGGACGTCGAGGCTCTGGACGCGTTCGGGCGGGAGGCCGGGCTCGCGTTCCAGCTCATCGACGACGTGATCGGCATCTGGGGCGACCCGAGCCGGACCGGCAAGCCGGCCGGGGCCGATCTCATGGTCCGCAAGAAGTCCCTCCCGGTGGTCGCCGCGCTGGCCTCCGGCACCCCGGAGGCGGCGGAACTGGCCCAGTTGTACGGACTGCCGTACGAGGAGGGGGACCTGGAGCGTACGGCACTGGTGGTGGAGCGGGCCGGCGGTCGTGACTGGGCCCAGGTCCAGGCGGCCGACCACATGGCGCGGGCCATGCACGAGCTGTCGCGTGCCGTTCCGGATCCGGAGTCGGCCGGTGGGCTGCTCGCGCTGGCCGAGTTCGTGACGCGGCGCAGCAGTTGAGGCTGCCTGGGTGGGCGAAGTGGGGCCGAGCGCCGGTTGATGCTCCGGAGGCAGTGGTGCCGTGTCGACCTGACCCGGCGCGGTGTCGGTGCCTTCGGGTGGTCGGTGGGTCCCGCACATCCCCACGGTGTGCGGGGCCCGCCGGGTTGTGGGGTCCGAGCGGCTGACGTCATTGCTCGGGGACGGTCGTCTCCACCACGCGTTCCATCAGGCCCTCGGGGGCCGTGACGCCGGGGAGGGCGTCCGCCAGGACGTTCGGCAGGGTGAGGTGTTCCAGGAGGAGGCCCTGCATGGCCAGGTAGAGGACCATGACCGTCTCGTCGCCGCCGGGGAGGCCCGCCTCGCGGTGGAAGCGCATCCCGAACTCCAGTTCCCCGCGCACCGACTCGCTGTACGAGGCGTGCAGGGCCGGGCGGCGGGTGGCTTCGAGACGTAGTTCGAGGTGGGCGAGATAGCCGGTGCGGTCGCCGGTGACCCGGGTCAGCAGGTCGCGCATGAGGGCCATGACCAGCGTCCGATCCTTCGGAGAGGCGAGCAGGTTCTCGACCACGGCCGGATCGGGGGCCAGACGTTCCTTCAGCCGGGCGTCGATCTGGTGGAGCAGGGCGTCACGGTCGGCGAAGTAGTTCGACGCGGTCCCCACCGGCACCCCGGCCTCGGCGTCCACCGCCCGGAACGTCAGCCCGCGCGCTCCCTCCCGCGCCAGCACCTCCACCGCCGCGTCCAGCAGAGCGCCCCTGCGCTCCGGGTTCCTGACCATCCGCGCTCCTCGATCCTCGGCCACCGGGGTCGCCGCTTCGCTGATTCCCTTGCAACCACTACATCTGAAGTACTATAACTGACGTGGTTAGGTGAGGGGCGCGGAACACGGATGCCGCTCATCCGTCGTACCCGGACGAGGAGAAGAGACCGGTTTGCGCAAGCTCACATACGTCATCGCCTGCTCCATCGACGGCTTCATCGGGGACCCGGACGGCGACGCGTCGTACATGTACCCCTACGTGGTGGGTGACTTCGCCGAGTACCTCAAGTCGGAGCACCCGGACATCAACCCCAGCCATGTCCGTCGCCTCATCGGCACGGACGGGCTGCCGAACAAGGAGTTCGACACGATCGTCCAGGGCCGCGCCAGCTACGACGTGGCCCTGAAGGAGGGCATCACCAGCCCGTTCTCCCATCTGCGCGAGTACGTCGCCTCGCGCACGCTGAAGGAGTCGCCCGACCCGAACGTCGAGATCGTCTCGGAGGACCTGGTCGGCCGGGTCCGCGCGCTCAAGGCGGAGGACGGCGGACTCGGCATCTACCTCTGCGGTGGCTCCGCCGTCGCGGGCGCGCTGATCGACGAGATCGACGAGATCGTCATCAAGACGTACCCGGTCGTACAGGGCTCCGGCATGCCCATGTTCGGCTCCGGCTTCGCCGTCTCCGAGTTCACGCTCGACGAGGTGCGGAGCTTCGACAACGGGGTGGTGGTGCGGACGTACAGCAGGAAGCGCTGATTGTCGGTGTACGGCGGGGAGCGTCCCGGCCCCGGCGGTCATACCCTGAGGACATGGGCATCGACGAGCAAGTCTGCCCGGTCTGCGGACAGCCTGTGGCCACGGTCGTACGGCGGCACAAGACGCTGGGCACGTGGGTACCCGTATGGAGTCCGGGCCCGTGCAGGAACCATGAGTGCGCGGCGTATGTCGACCCGGCCGTCGAGGCCGAGGAGGCCGCCGCGGAGAAGCCCCGGGCGGTGGCCCGGCGCACACACGGCACCCACCACACGCACGGCGGGCATGACGTGCCGGTGGCGAAGGCCGACACACAGGTCGCCGAGGTGACGGCCGAGACGGCAGCGACAGCAGAGGCGTCCGGGGCGGCGGGAACGGTGAAGCCGGGGGAGACGGCTGGGGCGAGGGGTGAGGAGCGACGGGTGGAGCGGCCCGGGGCCTCCGCCTGAGCCGTGGGTCCGTCCGGTCCGGAGAGGGCTCGGAGAGAACCTGGACAGAACCGAGAACCCGGACAGAACCCGGACAGAACCCGGAGAACACTCGGGGAAATCGCCGCGCGGGTGTGTCGAGAAGCGCGGGGCGGCTCCGACGTCTCCTGTGAGAGCCGCCCGGCGCGGGTGGTTCGAACCGAGGAAGACGAAGGAGCGGACTCATGAAGTACCTGGTGATGGTCCTGGGCACGCAGGCGGACTACGAGGGCATGCGCGGCGAGGCCTCCGAGCACTCCCCGGCCTGGACGCCGGAGCAGTTGCAGGCCATGTACGCCTACATGGGCGCGATCAACGACGACCTCGCGGAGACCGGCGAGATGATCGACGGGCAGGGGCTGGCCGAGCCGGCCCGGACCCGGTTCGTCACGGCCGACACCGACGGCAAGCCGGTGATCACGGACGGACCGTACCCGGAGACCAAGGAGCTGCTGGCCGGCTACTGGCTCCTGGACTGCGCGAGCCTGGACCGGGTCACGGAGATCGCGGCCCGAGTCGCCCAGTGCCCCGGCCCCGAGGGGCTCAAGGAGTACCCGGTGGTCATCCGGCCGGTGCTGGACGGTGCGGCGGACATCTGAGCGGGGACCGAGAGGTTCGGTAGGTCGGATGAACGAGGTCGAGGGCCTGTCGCGCCGGTGCGCGCCGCAGGTCCTCGGCGCGCTGGTGCGGCGGTACGGGCACTTCTACGCCGCCGAGGACGCCGTGCAGGAGGCGCTGCTCGCGGCGGCCGGGCAGTGGCCGGCGACCGGGGTGCCGGACAATCCGCGCGGGTGGCTGGTCAAGGTGGCCTCGCGGCGGCTGACGGACGCGTTGCGCAGTGAGCGGGCGCGGCGGCTGCGGGAGGAGCGGGCGGTCGCGCTGACACCGCGCGACGCGTTCGTGGCGCCGGAGGCGGGGGCGGACCGGGCACCGAACGAGGACGACACCCTGAGCCTGCTCTTCCTGTGCTGCCACCCCGAACTGTCGGTGCCCGCGCAGATCGCGCTGACGCTGCGGGCGGTCGGCGGGCTGACCACGGCCGAGATCGCGCGGGCGTGTCTCGTGCCGGAGCCGACGATGGCCCAGCGGATCAGTCGGGCCAAGGGGAAGGTGCGGGGGGTGCGGTTCGGGCGGCCCGACAACTGGGAGGAGCGCCTGCCCGCCGTGCTGCAGGTCCTCTACCTCGTGTTCAACGAGGGATACACGGCCACGTCGGGCCCACGTCTGCGGCGGGCGGATCTGGCGGTCGAGGCGATCCGGTTGACGCGGACGGTGCGCCGGCTGCTGCCCGGAGACCGTGAGGTGGCCGGTCTGCTGGCGCTGATGCTCCTCACCGACGCGCGGCGGGCCGCTCGCACGGACGCGCGGGGTGAGCTGGTGCCGCTCGACGAACAGGACCGGGGTCTGTGGGACAAGGCGGCCGTCGAGGAGGGCATCGCCCTGGTGACCTGGGCTTTGGCGGGATCGGGATCGGGATCGGGGGAGGGAGCGGCGAGGGGGAGCGCGGGGCCGTATCAGGTGCGGGCGGCGATCGCCGCGGTGCATGACGAGGCGGACTCCTGCGAGGCCACGGACTGGCGGGAGATTCTCGGGCTGTACGACGTGCTCGTGAAGCTGGTTCCCGGGCCGGTCGAGCGGCTCAGCCGTGTGGTCGCGCTGGCCATGGTCCGGGGGCCGCGGGCCGGGCTCGCCGAGCTGGAGGCACTGGGGGAGGACACGGCCGCGATCGGGCATCGGGTGGAGGCGGTGCGGGCGCATCTGCTGGAGCGGGCGGGGGAGGTCGCGGCGGCGCGGGCCGCGTACGGGTCGGCCGCGCGGCGGACGCTGAGCCTGCCGGAGCAGAGATATCTGCTGGCGCGGGCGGCCCGGTTGACGGGAGAGGGAGACGGAGAGGGCCGGGAGTAGGGGAGGGCCAGGCGTAGGGGAGGCAGGGCCGGCTTGTTTGCCCGCGTCCCCGTGCCCGTCCCCCGTCCTGTGTCCCCCGTCCGCGTCCCCGCCGACGTCACCCCGCCGTGGGCGGCAGTCCGCCCGTCTCCGGGGATCTGGCCGTCAGGCAGTACGTGCCGCCCGCCGGGTCCCGCATCACCGTCCAGTACGGGTGACGGGCCAGGACGGTGGCGCCGAGGGATTCGTGGTGGACGCGGGTGGTGTCGATGTCGGCGCAGGCGAGGTCGAGGTGGGCGGAGGCGGGGCGGGGAGCGTCGAGGCGTTGGAGGAGGATACGCACGGGGAGGCCGGCCGGTGGGCGCAGGACATGGAACTCCGGGCGCGAACCCGGGTACGAGTCCCAGCCCGACAGGGCCGCCCAGAACGCGACCTCGCCCTCGAAATCGGCCGGAGCGACATCCAGGCACACCTGGTCCAGGCGGCTGCCGTCGACCACCGGCGGGCGTACGGACTCCCCGTGCCAGGGCACCACGCAGAACAGCTGCCCGGCGGGTGAGCGCAGCACCGCCCAGCCGTCGTCCGGGGCGACGACCTCGGCGCCGAGCCGGACCGCCCGGTCGACGAGCGCGGGGACGTCCTCGGCGGCCAGGTCCGGATGAGCGCCGCCGGCACCGGCCTCGACCCCCTGCGCCTTGACACACGCGTCGCCGGTCTCGGGCAGCAGGGTCACGAACTCGGCCCGGTCGCCGCGCGGTTCGGACAGCTTCGTCGCCGTGACCGCCGTCCAGAAGGCACCCGCCCGCTCGAACCCGGCCAGCGGTCGGTCGACGAAGGCATACGTCCACCGGATCCCTCCGCCCGGCCCGCCCGGCCCGCCCGGCCCGCTCTGCCCCGCGTCCTCGCTGCCGCCGTTCCCGCCCACTCCACCCACAGCGCCGCTCCCTCTCGTACGTTCGTCCGCCCCCCATCGTGGGACGACTCGTACGGTCTCCCGCCATCGCGCTCCACGCAACGAGTTTCCGCCGGCGGCACACCGGCACCCGTGGGGCGTCCCCCGGCCCGTGTCCCCTACGCCCGGCGCTGCATGAAGCGCAGCATGTTGCCCGCCGGGTCGCGGAAGGCGCAGTCGCGGACGCCGTACGGCTGGTCCATGGGCTCCTGGAGGACATCGGCGCCGGCGGCCTCGACGCGGGCGTAGAGGGCGTCGCAGTCGGTGGTGGTGAAGTTGACCCCGCGCAGGACGCCCTTGGCGAGGAGCGTGGCGATGGTCTCGCGGTCGGCGGCGGAGATGTCGGGGTCGGCGGCCGGGGGTTCCAGGACGATCTCCACGTCCGGTTGCAGCGGGGACCCCACGGTGACCCAGCGCATGCCCTCGAAGCCCACGTCACCGCGGACCTCCATGCCCAGTACGTCGCGGTAGAAGGCGAGTGCCTTGTCGTGGTCGTCCACGGCGAGAAAGCACTGGGCGAGCTTCACATCCGGTGCCGCGAGTCTGTTCGAAGAATCTGTCGTGTTCGGATCGTTCTTAGCCATGCCCTCACGCTAGGACGCCTCACTCGGTTCCGCAGGGCGCTCGTCCGGTTCCGTTGTGCGTATGCGATGCCGGGTCGGGCGGGTCAGGCGCCTCGCCACGCAGGCGGGGATCGCCGCGCTCTCCTCGTGCGAGCGTGCCCGGTACGCGCTCGGCGTCTCGCCGACCAGCTCCGTGAAGCGGGAGCTGAAGGAGCCCAGTGACGTACACCCCACCGCCATGCACACCTCGGTCACCGTCAGGTCGCCCCGGCGCAGCAGCGCCTTGGCGCGCTCTGTCCGCCGGGTCATGAGATAGCCGTACGGGGTCTCGCCGAAGGCCGCGCGGAAGCTGCGCTGGAAGTGTCCGGGGGACATCAGCGCGGTGCGGGCGAGGGCGGTCACGTCCAGCGGCTCGGCGTACTCGCGGTCCATGCGGTCGCGTGCCCGCCGCAGCCGCACCAGATCGTCCCGGTTCATGCCCCCAGCATCGCACCGACCACTGACAACGGACCCCGAGGAGACCGGCGGCCGGCCGGTCACCCCTTCACCGCCGAGCCGGCCACCCCCTGCACGAACCACCGCTGGAAGAAGGCGAAGACGATCAGGACCGGGAGGACCAGGAGGACACCGAAGGCGAGGATCTGGCCCCAGTCCGGCGGCTGCTGGCCCTGGAAGACGCTCATCTCCAGCGGCAGCGGACGTACCGACGGGTCGGAGACCATCAGCACCGGCCACAGGAACGAACCCCACTGCGTGAGGAAGGTCAGGATCGCGACCGACGCGAACGCCGGCTTCGACATCGGGACGATGATCGCGAAGAAGGTGCGCCAGGGACCCGCGCCGTCCAGCCGGGCCGCCTCCTCGATGCTCGGCGGGATCGAGCGGAAGAACGTGTGGAACTGGTAGACCGAGAACGCGTTGGCGACGAAGGGGAGCGCCTGGATGAAGAGCGTGTTCCGCTGGTCGTTGAACATGTAGAACAGCGGCACGGCCACCGACTCGAACGGGACCAGCATCAGCAGCAGGACCAGGGTGAACACGGCTTCCCGTCCACGCCACTTCAGCCGCGACAGCCCGTACGCCGCCATCGAGTTGACGAACAGGCCCCCGGTCACGACCACGAACGCCAGCAGCAGCGAGACGCCCATGAACTGCCAGAAGTAGCCCGTGCTGTCGGAGTTGAGGCTGTCCAGGACGGCGGCGTAGTTGTCGAAGGACAGATGGGTGGGGAGGAAACCGGACAGCCCGTTCAGGACCTCGTCGGACGGCTTGAGGCTGCCGAGGAGGAGGTAGAGGACGGGCAGCGTGAAGACGAACGCCAGGACGGAGAGGACGGCGTAGTCCAGGAAGCGGCGCAGCGGTGCGCGGGTCGGACG of Streptomyces phaeolivaceus contains these proteins:
- a CDS encoding helix-turn-helix transcriptional regulator; protein product: MNRDDLVRLRRARDRMDREYAEPLDVTALARTALMSPGHFQRSFRAAFGETPYGYLMTRRTERAKALLRRGDLTVTEVCMAVGCTSLGSFSSRFTELVGETPSAYRARSHEESAAIPACVARRLTRPTRHRIRTTEPDERPAEPSEAS
- a CDS encoding family 2B encapsulin nanocompartment shell protein; the encoded protein is MSVGEEVRSQQDRPQQSLGTAAARNLATTTKSTPQMQEISSRWLLRTLPWVNVQGGTYRVNRRLTYAVGDGRVTFVKTGDRVAVIPAELGELPALRTYEDIDVLGELAQRCEQREFGPGDVLAEFGSRAEEVFLLAHGKVEKMGTGPYGDDAVLGVLADGSYFGEQALLDAEAIWEYTARAVTACTVLVLPRRAVEQLAERAETLSEHLQEQRAIPSQRTNKYGEKEIDLAAGHSGEPDIPHTFVDYEAAPREYELSVAQTVLRIHTRVADLYNQPMNQTEQQIRLTVEALKERQEHELINNREFGLLHNCEYDQRLQPHDGVPGPDDLDELLSRRRGTKMLLAHPRAISAFGRELNKRGLVPETIDIAGNRIPTWRGVPLYPCNKIPVTEARTTSIIALRTGEEDQGVIGLRAASIPDEIEPSLSVRFMGINEQAIIKYLVTAYYSAAVLVPDALGVLENVEIGRWR
- a CDS encoding RNA polymerase sigma factor — translated: MNEVEGLSRRCAPQVLGALVRRYGHFYAAEDAVQEALLAAAGQWPATGVPDNPRGWLVKVASRRLTDALRSERARRLREERAVALTPRDAFVAPEAGADRAPNEDDTLSLLFLCCHPELSVPAQIALTLRAVGGLTTAEIARACLVPEPTMAQRISRAKGKVRGVRFGRPDNWEERLPAVLQVLYLVFNEGYTATSGPRLRRADLAVEAIRLTRTVRRLLPGDREVAGLLALMLLTDARRAARTDARGELVPLDEQDRGLWDKAAVEEGIALVTWALAGSGSGSGEGAARGSAGPYQVRAAIAAVHDEADSCEATDWREILGLYDVLVKLVPGPVERLSRVVALAMVRGPRAGLAELEALGEDTAAIGHRVEAVRAHLLERAGEVAAARAAYGSAARRTLSLPEQRYLLARAARLTGEGDGEGRE
- a CDS encoding N-acetylmuramoyl-L-alanine amidase — its product is MAPPMSAGRFLTVLKNEGVRVVEVGDWEHHNRNHVGPWGPAHGVMIHHTVTSGAERTVRICRDGYSGLPGPLCHGVITKDGRVHLVGYGRANHAGLGDDDVLRAVIAEKALPPDNESNTDGNRHFYGFECENLGDGEDPWPEAQLDAIERVSAAVCRHHGWNQRSVVGHLEWQPGKVDPRGFTMSSMRNRVRDRLK
- a CDS encoding dihydrofolate reductase family protein, with protein sequence MRKLTYVIACSIDGFIGDPDGDASYMYPYVVGDFAEYLKSEHPDINPSHVRRLIGTDGLPNKEFDTIVQGRASYDVALKEGITSPFSHLREYVASRTLKESPDPNVEIVSEDLVGRVRALKAEDGGLGIYLCGGSAVAGALIDEIDEIVIKTYPVVQGSGMPMFGSGFAVSEFTLDEVRSFDNGVVVRTYSRKR
- a CDS encoding family 2 encapsulin nanocompartment cargo protein polyprenyl transferase, with amino-acid sequence MTETRQKPAGAPDGSGTSDAAGTPDAARVPEQAGEPVDPNGAGEPVRPAGPVGDRGGVGPVGAASPFDGQEAAGILERARVSVDPELRRAVESLPGSMRRVARYHFGWEDADGTPAAGNAGKAIRPALVLAAVAALGGRESVAVRAAAAVELVHNFTLLHDDVMDRDTTRRHRATAWTVFGVPGAILAGDALQALAQQLLAEDPHPASAAASARLAACVVELCEGQHTDTDMEGRGPEEVTLDEVLAMAEAKTGALLGCACAVGALYAGAGAEDVEALDAFGREAGLAFQLIDDVIGIWGDPSRTGKPAGADLMVRKKSLPVVAALASGTPEAAELAQLYGLPYEEGDLERTALVVERAGGRDWAQVQAADHMARAMHELSRAVPDPESAGGLLALAEFVTRRSS
- a CDS encoding YciI family protein; translation: MKYLVMVLGTQADYEGMRGEASEHSPAWTPEQLQAMYAYMGAINDDLAETGEMIDGQGLAEPARTRFVTADTDGKPVITDGPYPETKELLAGYWLLDCASLDRVTEIAARVAQCPGPEGLKEYPVVIRPVLDGAADI
- a CDS encoding carbohydrate ABC transporter permease: MSTLTSGPTGAPLRRPTRAPLRRFLDYAVLSVLAFVFTLPVLYLLLGSLKPSDEVLNGLSGFLPTHLSFDNYAAVLDSLNSDSTGYFWQFMGVSLLLAFVVVTGGLFVNSMAAYGLSRLKWRGREAVFTLVLLLMLVPFESVAVPLFYMFNDQRNTLFIQALPFVANAFSVYQFHTFFRSIPPSIEEAARLDGAGPWRTFFAIIVPMSKPAFASVAILTFLTQWGSFLWPVLMVSDPSVRPLPLEMSVFQGQQPPDWGQILAFGVLLVLPVLIVFAFFQRWFVQGVAGSAVKG
- a CDS encoding VOC family protein, whose protein sequence is MGGVGGNGGSEDAGQSGPGGPGGPGGGIRWTYAFVDRPLAGFERAGAFWTAVTATKLSEPRGDRAEFVTLLPETGDACVKAQGVEAGAGGAHPDLAAEDVPALVDRAVRLGAEVVAPDDGWAVLRSPAGQLFCVVPWHGESVRPPVVDGSRLDQVCLDVAPADFEGEVAFWAALSGWDSYPGSRPEFHVLRPPAGLPVRILLQRLDAPRPASAHLDLACADIDTTRVHHESLGATVLARHPYWTVMRDPAGGTYCLTARSPETGGLPPTAG
- a CDS encoding VOC family protein → MAKNDPNTTDSSNRLAAPDVKLAQCFLAVDDHDKALAFYRDVLGMEVRGDVGFEGMRWVTVGSPLQPDVEIVLEPPAADPDISAADRETIATLLAKGVLRGVNFTTTDCDALYARVEAAGADVLQEPMDQPYGVRDCAFRDPAGNMLRFMQRRA
- a CDS encoding TetR/AcrR family transcriptional regulator; amino-acid sequence: MVRNPERRGALLDAAVEVLAREGARGLTFRAVDAEAGVPVGTASNYFADRDALLHQIDARLKERLAPDPAVVENLLASPKDRTLVMALMRDLLTRVTGDRTGYLAHLELRLEATRRPALHASYSESVRGELEFGMRFHREAGLPGGDETVMVLYLAMQGLLLEHLTLPNVLADALPGVTAPEGLMERVVETTVPEQ